The proteins below come from a single Arthrobacter crystallopoietes genomic window:
- a CDS encoding type II secretion system F family protein: MSALLFVGTLLLFGGLFLGHFALQPPKASIPRDRRRPFEEDSTSQLSRFAGSAVRIIEEQLARRPTRFYRRELLEMAGLKLSQADYIILVMSGSIVGGLIGLLLSGIGLALLFFLSAPFAGQFVLVVLTMQRRTKFDAQLGDTLQLLTGGLRAGHSILRAIDAAAVEADSPTSEEMRRIITETSLGKDLQQSLNDTSDRMASEDFMWIAQAIQINREVGGDLAEVLDQVSGTIRERTEIKGHIKALAAEGKFSAYILMALPLGIVVMLSVANPEYIGVLYTEPLGWVMIGVSVILMVIGGLWLRKIIDLKF; this comes from the coding sequence ATGAGCGCACTGTTATTCGTCGGCACCCTGCTGCTGTTCGGGGGTCTCTTCCTAGGTCATTTTGCCCTCCAACCACCGAAGGCGAGCATCCCACGGGACCGCCGCCGACCGTTCGAAGAAGATTCCACCTCCCAGCTTTCCCGTTTCGCAGGATCTGCCGTGCGCATTATCGAAGAACAACTGGCACGTCGGCCCACAAGGTTCTACCGGCGAGAGCTTCTTGAGATGGCTGGCCTTAAGCTCAGCCAAGCGGACTACATAATCCTCGTCATGTCAGGGAGCATCGTCGGCGGCCTGATTGGGCTCCTCCTCAGCGGCATCGGCCTCGCGCTGCTGTTTTTCCTAAGTGCCCCGTTCGCTGGGCAGTTTGTTCTCGTGGTACTTACAATGCAACGGCGCACCAAGTTCGATGCTCAGCTAGGGGATACGCTGCAACTGCTGACCGGAGGACTCCGCGCGGGCCATAGCATACTTCGGGCTATCGATGCAGCTGCTGTTGAAGCTGACAGCCCTACATCCGAGGAAATGCGCCGAATAATCACGGAGACAAGCCTCGGCAAAGACCTGCAGCAGTCACTGAATGACACCTCGGACCGCATGGCTAGCGAGGACTTCATGTGGATCGCCCAAGCCATCCAGATCAACAGGGAAGTCGGTGGAGACCTCGCGGAGGTGCTGGACCAGGTGAGTGGCACTATTCGTGAGCGGACTGAGATCAAGGGACATATCAAGGCTTTGGCCGCGGAAGGCAAGTTCTCCGCGTACATTCTGATGGCATTGCCCTTGGGTATTGTCGTAATGCTTAGCGTCGCGAACCCGGAGTATATCGGCGTTTTGTACACTGAGCCGCTTGGTTGGGTAATGATCGGCGTATCAGTCATCCTTATGGTCATTGGCGGGCTGTGGCTGCGCAAAATAATCGATCTCAAATTCTGA
- a CDS encoding type II secretion system F family protein, whose amino-acid sequence MNALVIIGATLVCGSTGFVVWILFAYDKKGLNAVRANLTRGFESTGVQGRRNLGVLYQIGKRLTPEGYVKKLDRLLALAGRPATMPLNRLLAAKPTLALLGALLAFVIIRANPTSTMFLLGMFMVALGYFIPDLLLYSKGQERQQAMQLELANTLDQMLISVEAGLGFEAAMARAGTNGKGPLAEELVRTLQDMQVGRSRRESYLALAERTSIPELKSFVKAIVQADSYGIALSGVLRTQAKVMRVKRRQRAEEKAMKLPVKVLFPLLFFIFPVLFIAILGPAAINTLNTFSSQ is encoded by the coding sequence ATGAACGCACTAGTGATAATAGGAGCCACTCTGGTCTGTGGCTCAACCGGGTTTGTCGTCTGGATCCTTTTCGCATACGACAAGAAGGGGTTGAACGCCGTCAGAGCCAATCTGACGCGCGGCTTTGAATCCACGGGAGTCCAGGGCCGACGTAATCTAGGAGTTCTATATCAGATTGGGAAAAGGCTCACGCCCGAAGGGTATGTCAAGAAGCTGGACCGCTTGTTGGCATTGGCTGGTAGACCGGCGACCATGCCGTTAAACCGACTGCTGGCGGCAAAACCCACGTTGGCTCTGCTGGGCGCTCTTCTTGCGTTCGTGATAATCAGGGCGAACCCGACGTCGACCATGTTCTTGCTCGGAATGTTCATGGTTGCACTGGGATACTTCATCCCAGATCTGCTGCTATATAGCAAAGGACAAGAGCGCCAGCAGGCTATGCAGTTGGAATTGGCCAACACACTTGACCAGATGCTGATCTCCGTGGAAGCGGGTCTTGGCTTCGAAGCGGCCATGGCTCGAGCCGGAACCAACGGAAAGGGACCCTTGGCCGAGGAACTCGTCCGGACGCTACAAGATATGCAGGTAGGCCGAAGCCGGAGAGAATCTTATCTCGCTCTAGCCGAACGGACGAGCATTCCCGAGCTCAAGAGCTTCGTCAAGGCGATAGTGCAGGCGGACTCATACGGCATCGCCCTCAGCGGTGTGCTTCGGACCCAAGCCAAGGTCATGCGGGTCAAACGGCGCCAACGTGCCGAAGAGAAGGCCATGAAGTTACCCGTCAAGGTTCTTTTTCCACTACTTTTCTTCATTTTCCCGGTCCTCTTCATCGCGATTCTCGGACCTGCCGCCATCAACACCCTCAACACATTCAGCAGCCAGTGA
- a CDS encoding prepilin peptidase: MTVVPDLVCVLAGTIAAWLLFPLAQREERTPMPQTWRGPLAVLAGLLCGLVAWMFGTAPALPGFLYFAVMGITLGAIDARHKLLPNRLVLPFLLGALALFGIASLISGSWLQLLGGLTGGVAMFAVYLLMALIKPGGLGMGDVKLAAVVGLYAGYLGLNAWLLVLVGAFVLNALAIVVLMLARVLNRKSEIPFGPSMIAATLLVPLVSGVG, from the coding sequence ATGACCGTTGTACCTGATCTTGTATGTGTCCTTGCCGGAACTATTGCCGCCTGGCTGCTGTTTCCCTTGGCACAACGCGAGGAGCGTACACCGATGCCGCAGACTTGGCGCGGGCCGCTGGCAGTGTTGGCCGGGCTGCTCTGCGGACTGGTGGCATGGATGTTTGGCACTGCCCCCGCTCTGCCGGGGTTCCTCTACTTCGCGGTAATGGGGATAACGCTTGGCGCGATCGATGCCCGACATAAGCTCCTGCCCAACCGACTGGTGCTGCCGTTCCTGCTCGGTGCACTCGCTCTTTTCGGAATCGCCAGCCTGATCAGCGGCTCATGGCTACAGTTGCTCGGGGGTCTAACGGGTGGCGTGGCAATGTTCGCCGTGTACCTGCTCATGGCGCTGATCAAGCCGGGTGGGCTCGGCATGGGCGACGTGAAGCTAGCCGCCGTCGTCGGGCTTTATGCGGGCTATCTTGGTTTGAACGCCTGGTTGCTGGTGCTGGTAGGGGCCTTCGTCCTGAACGCACTGGCGATAGTGGTCCTCATGCTGGCGCGTGTATTGAACAGGAAATCCGAAATCCCCTTTGGCCCGTCGATGATTGCGGCAACGCTACTAGTTCCGCTTGTTTCAGGAGTCGGGTGA
- a CDS encoding Rieske 2Fe-2S domain-containing protein, with the protein MNVLHQVVEKLEDLEILDKVAEPYAAIVHRVYKPRFLRNVLSGTYLGHPLHPLLTDLPIGAWSMATLLDTLGGESSEPAADLLVLAGIATAIPTAASGSNDWSDTQGKERRVGLVHALSNSTAVSLYAASLIARKKGNRQAGKVLGLAGFGVLTVGGYLGGYLSYSKGVNVNRTAWREGPAEWQTVLAESELSEGHLRKVDLDGVSVVLYRDGGQIHALDSVCSHMGGPLEEGTVSDGCVTCPWHGSTFRLSDGGIVRGPASNPQPVYEARVIDGGIEVRRSPDS; encoded by the coding sequence ATGAACGTGCTGCATCAGGTCGTGGAGAAGCTGGAAGACCTCGAAATACTGGACAAGGTAGCCGAACCGTATGCCGCCATCGTCCATCGGGTATACAAACCCCGATTCTTGCGCAACGTGCTCAGCGGTACGTATCTGGGACACCCGTTGCATCCGCTACTGACCGACCTGCCCATCGGCGCGTGGAGCATGGCTACCCTGCTCGACACTCTGGGCGGAGAGTCTTCCGAACCGGCGGCCGATCTGCTGGTGTTGGCCGGGATTGCCACGGCGATTCCGACTGCCGCATCCGGTTCCAACGACTGGTCCGATACGCAGGGCAAGGAGCGCCGCGTCGGACTGGTGCACGCACTGTCCAACTCAACCGCTGTGAGCCTTTACGCAGCATCGCTTATCGCCCGCAAGAAGGGCAATCGCCAAGCAGGCAAGGTCCTCGGGCTGGCCGGTTTCGGTGTCCTGACGGTCGGCGGCTATCTCGGCGGCTACCTGTCCTACTCCAAAGGGGTCAACGTCAACCGCACCGCCTGGCGCGAAGGTCCTGCAGAATGGCAGACGGTACTTGCGGAGTCCGAGCTGAGCGAGGGCCACCTGCGCAAGGTTGATCTGGACGGAGTTTCCGTGGTGCTGTACCGCGACGGCGGACAGATTCATGCCCTGGACAGCGTGTGCAGTCACATGGGTGGGCCGCTGGAAGAGGGAACTGTCAGCGACGGCTGCGTGACCTGCCCTTGGCACGGCAGCACCTTCCGGCTCTCAGACGGTGGCATAGTCCGCGGCCCGGCGAGCAACCCACAGCCGGTCTACGAGGCGCGCGTCATTGACGGTGGGATCGAAGTCCGCCGGTCACCCGACTCCTGA
- a CDS encoding tRNA pseudouridine synthase A yields MHSQKPAVPQPDSGLLRVRMNLAYDGGPFSGWAIQPGLLTVQGVLEEALATLLRRPIRLTVAGRTDAGVHARGQVVHFDLEPGEWESLARGKMIDPSASLLRRLRGVITKVLGGRVGAPVPYRDLAGAIEVHTAELAPIGFDARFSALWRRYSYRIADRAESWDPLTRNITLWHKHALDVDDLNSAARRILGVNDYLSFCKPRQFSTTIRELQDFSFTRNNDGVVVATVRADAFCHNMVRALIGASLAVGAGEEQPDWLHERLVAKVRDSKTILAPPHPLVLEEVKYPDNSALFGRAEQTRALRTAED; encoded by the coding sequence ATGCATTCCCAGAAGCCCGCTGTCCCGCAACCGGACAGCGGGCTTCTGCGTGTCCGGATGAATTTAGCGTACGACGGCGGTCCGTTCAGCGGGTGGGCAATCCAACCGGGATTGCTGACCGTCCAGGGAGTGCTGGAAGAAGCACTTGCCACGCTGCTGCGCCGGCCCATCCGGCTGACCGTGGCCGGCCGGACCGATGCAGGTGTCCACGCCCGCGGCCAGGTGGTGCACTTCGATCTGGAACCGGGGGAGTGGGAGTCGCTCGCCCGCGGCAAGATGATCGATCCATCGGCCTCCCTGCTGCGCCGGCTGCGCGGCGTCATTACCAAGGTCCTCGGCGGCCGCGTCGGCGCACCGGTGCCGTACCGCGATCTCGCCGGCGCCATCGAAGTGCATACTGCCGAGCTGGCCCCGATCGGCTTCGACGCCCGGTTCTCCGCCCTCTGGCGCCGGTACAGCTACCGCATTGCTGACCGCGCCGAGTCGTGGGATCCGCTGACGCGCAACATCACCCTCTGGCACAAGCACGCCCTCGACGTCGATGACCTGAACTCCGCGGCGAGGCGGATTCTGGGAGTGAACGACTACCTGTCCTTCTGCAAGCCGCGCCAGTTCTCCACGACCATCCGCGAACTCCAGGACTTCAGCTTCACCCGCAATAACGACGGCGTTGTGGTCGCCACGGTGCGCGCGGACGCCTTCTGCCACAACATGGTCCGTGCCCTGATCGGTGCGTCGTTAGCTGTTGGTGCGGGGGAGGAGCAGCCGGATTGGCTGCATGAACGCCTCGTCGCCAAGGTCCGGGACTCCAAAACCATACTGGCCCCTCCGCATCCGCTGGTCCTCGAAGAAGTGAAATATCCGGACAACTCCGCTCTGTTCGGCCGCGCCGAGCAGACGCGGGCCCTGCGCACCGCGGAAGACTGA
- the rplQ gene encoding 50S ribosomal protein L17, whose amino-acid sequence MPTPAKGPRLGGGPAHERLMLANLAAALFEHKRITTTVTKAKRLRPYAERLVTFAKRGDLASRRRVLSLISNKGIVHELFTDIATAVENRDGGYTRITKIGNRKGDNAPMAVIELVLDPVSPKQAVVAEAEKAAAKSAPAPVEEEAVSAESASSASAESADSPASAPSAPSAEEAAEAPEADEKK is encoded by the coding sequence ATGCCTACCCCCGCTAAGGGTCCGCGCCTCGGAGGCGGTCCGGCTCACGAGCGACTGATGCTCGCCAACCTGGCCGCTGCTCTGTTCGAGCACAAGCGCATCACCACCACTGTTACCAAGGCAAAGCGTCTGCGTCCGTACGCCGAGCGCCTGGTCACCTTCGCCAAGCGCGGAGACCTGGCCTCGCGTCGTCGCGTGCTGTCCCTGATCAGCAACAAGGGCATCGTCCACGAGCTGTTCACCGACATCGCTACCGCCGTCGAGAACCGTGATGGTGGCTACACCCGCATCACCAAGATCGGCAACCGCAAGGGCGACAACGCTCCCATGGCTGTCATCGAACTGGTCCTGGATCCGGTATCCCCGAAGCAGGCCGTTGTGGCCGAAGCTGAGAAGGCTGCCGCCAAGTCCGCTCCGGCTCCGGTTGAGGAAGAGGCCGTTTCGGCCGAATCCGCTTCCTCTGCTTCGGCTGAGTCCGCTGACTCGCCGGCTTCCGCTCCCTCGGCTCCTTCCGCCGAAGAAGCTGCTGAGGCTCCGGAAGCTGACGAGAAGAAGTAA
- a CDS encoding DNA-directed RNA polymerase subunit alpha, with protein MLIAQRPTLTEEVVADNRSRFVIEPLEPGFGYTLGNSLRRTLLSSIPGAAVTSIRIDGVLHEFTTVQGVKEDVTEIILNIKNLAVSSEHDEPVVAYLRKQGPGVVTAADIAPPAGVEFHNPDLHIATLNEKGKFELELTIERGRGYVSASQNKSGDSEIGRIPVDSIYSPVLKVTFKVEATRVEQRTDFDRLIVDVETKDSIAPRDAVASAGTTLVELFGLARELNTQAEGIEIGPSPTDAALAADMALPIEDLELTVRSYNCLKREGIHTVGELVARSEADLMDIRNFGAKSIDEVKAKLVELGLSLKDSPPGFDLAARAAAIEEDEEAFGEDEL; from the coding sequence GTGCTCATTGCACAGCGCCCCACCCTTACCGAAGAAGTAGTGGCCGACAACCGCTCACGGTTCGTTATCGAACCGCTTGAGCCGGGCTTTGGCTACACCCTGGGAAACTCTCTTCGCCGCACCCTGCTGTCCTCGATCCCCGGTGCTGCTGTAACCAGCATCCGGATCGACGGTGTGCTGCATGAGTTCACCACCGTTCAGGGTGTGAAGGAAGATGTCACCGAGATCATCCTGAACATCAAGAACCTGGCAGTCTCCTCCGAGCATGACGAGCCAGTGGTCGCCTACCTGCGCAAGCAGGGACCCGGTGTTGTCACCGCTGCGGACATTGCACCGCCGGCCGGCGTGGAATTCCACAACCCGGATCTGCACATCGCCACGCTGAACGAGAAGGGCAAGTTCGAGCTCGAACTGACCATCGAACGCGGCCGTGGCTACGTTTCGGCGAGCCAGAACAAGTCCGGCGACTCGGAGATCGGCCGCATTCCGGTTGACTCCATCTACTCGCCGGTCCTGAAGGTTACCTTCAAGGTTGAGGCAACCCGTGTTGAGCAGCGCACCGACTTCGACCGCCTGATCGTCGACGTCGAAACCAAGGACTCCATTGCACCGCGCGACGCCGTCGCCTCTGCCGGAACCACCCTGGTTGAGCTGTTCGGCCTGGCACGCGAGCTGAACACCCAGGCTGAAGGTATCGAAATCGGCCCGAGCCCCACAGATGCCGCCCTGGCGGCTGACATGGCTCTGCCGATCGAGGACCTTGAGCTGACCGTGCGGTCCTACAACTGCCTCAAGCGTGAGGGCATCCACACCGTGGGTGAGCTCGTTGCCCGCTCCGAGGCTGACCTCATGGACATCCGCAACTTCGGTGCGAAGTCCATCGATGAGGTCAAGGCAAAGCTTGTTGAGCTTGGTCTGTCCCTGAAGGATTCCCCTCCAGGATTCGACCTTGCCGCGCGTGCCGCAGCCATCGAAGAGGACGAAGAAGCCTTCGGCGAGGACGAACTCTAA
- the rpsK gene encoding 30S ribosomal protein S11: protein MPPKTRGAVRKPRRKDKKNIALGQAHIKSTFNNTIVSITDPNGAVISWASAGEVGFKGSRKSTPFAAQMAAESAAKRAQEHGLKKVDVFVKGPGSGRETAIRSLQAAGLEVGSISDVTPSAHNGCRPPKRRRV from the coding sequence ATGCCCCCCAAGACTCGTGGAGCGGTACGTAAGCCGCGTCGCAAGGATAAGAAGAATATCGCGCTCGGACAGGCGCACATCAAGAGCACCTTCAACAACACCATCGTGTCCATCACGGACCCGAACGGTGCTGTTATCTCGTGGGCTTCGGCCGGCGAGGTTGGCTTCAAGGGCTCGCGTAAGTCCACCCCGTTCGCAGCGCAGATGGCTGCTGAGTCCGCTGCAAAGCGTGCCCAGGAGCATGGCCTGAAGAAGGTCGACGTTTTCGTGAAGGGTCCGGGATCCGGACGCGAGACTGCAATCCGTTCGCTGCAGGCCGCTGGCCTCGAGGTTGGCTCCATCTCGGATGTCACCCCCAGCGCCCACAACGGTTGCCGTCCCCCGAAGCGCCGCCGCGTCTAA
- the rpsM gene encoding 30S ribosomal protein S13, which produces MARLAGVDIPREKRVIIALTYIYGVGKTRAEQIIADTGISPDTRVKDLTDAELVQLRDNIEGNYKVEGDLRREVAADIRRKVEIGSYEGIRHRRGLPVRGQRTKTNARTRKGPKRTVAGKKKTR; this is translated from the coding sequence ATGGCTCGTCTCGCTGGCGTAGATATTCCCCGCGAAAAGCGGGTAATTATCGCCCTGACTTACATCTACGGCGTGGGTAAGACCCGTGCAGAGCAGATCATCGCGGACACCGGCATCAGCCCGGACACCCGTGTTAAGGACCTCACCGATGCAGAGCTCGTGCAGCTGCGTGACAACATCGAGGGCAACTACAAGGTAGAAGGTGACCTCCGCCGTGAGGTTGCCGCCGACATCCGCCGCAAGGTTGAGATCGGTAGCTACGAAGGTATTCGCCACCGTCGTGGCCTGCCCGTTCGCGGTCAGCGCACCAAGACCAACGCTCGTACCCGTAAGGGCCCGAAGCGCACCGTCGCCGGTAAGAAGAAGACTCGCTAA
- the rpmJ gene encoding 50S ribosomal protein L36: MKVQPSVKRICDKCQVIRRKGNVIVICENPRHKQRQG; the protein is encoded by the coding sequence ATGAAGGTCCAGCCGAGCGTCAAGCGGATCTGTGATAAGTGCCAGGTGATTCGTCGCAAGGGCAACGTCATTGTGATCTGCGAGAACCCGCGCCACAAGCAGCGCCAGGGCTAA
- the infA gene encoding translation initiation factor IF-1: protein MAKKDGVIEIEGTVQEALPNAMFRVELTNGHVVLAHISGKMRQHYIRILPEDRVVVELSPYDLSRGRIVYRYK, encoded by the coding sequence ATGGCTAAGAAAGACGGTGTCATAGAGATTGAAGGCACTGTGCAGGAAGCTCTGCCCAACGCGATGTTCCGCGTTGAGCTGACTAACGGACACGTTGTGCTTGCTCACATCTCGGGAAAGATGCGTCAGCACTACATCAGGATCCTCCCAGAGGACCGTGTTGTAGTGGAACTCAGCCCGTACGACCTCTCACGGGGCCGTATCGTCTACCGCTACAAGTAA
- a CDS encoding P1 family peptidase: protein MTSSITDVPGIKVGQVQRIGGGWLSGVTVVLPPPGTIGSVHVGGGGPATHETDALDPTTLVPTVDAVVLTGGSAFGLITAHGAQRWLEEQDRGFRTDAGVVPIVPAAAIFDLGRGGDAKARPTEQMGYDAAAAAGASPYFAPVQRGNAGAGTGAALDYQRYKGGVGSASLRMSGGNSDVVIGAIAVVNAAGAPVGLGTEQVSRSAPALPPLPTQASPPSQAPLNTTLCVIATNAVLDPAQVKRTASASHAGLARALNPSHTLGDGDVVFGLATGEKQLVQEGPVTPVLELQILAAEAVRLAILDAVASAETVETPAVVLAKHPDLT from the coding sequence ATGACTTCCTCCATCACCGATGTCCCCGGAATCAAGGTCGGCCAGGTCCAGCGGATCGGCGGGGGCTGGCTGTCCGGCGTCACGGTAGTGCTGCCGCCGCCGGGAACCATCGGTTCCGTGCACGTGGGCGGGGGAGGGCCCGCCACCCACGAAACCGACGCGCTCGATCCAACCACCCTGGTCCCAACAGTGGACGCAGTGGTCCTCACCGGCGGCAGCGCCTTCGGGCTGATCACCGCCCACGGCGCGCAGCGCTGGCTCGAGGAGCAGGACAGAGGCTTCCGGACGGACGCCGGCGTAGTCCCGATCGTGCCCGCGGCAGCGATCTTCGACCTCGGCCGCGGCGGCGATGCCAAGGCCCGCCCGACCGAACAGATGGGGTACGACGCTGCCGCTGCAGCGGGTGCCTCTCCGTACTTTGCGCCGGTGCAGCGGGGCAACGCGGGTGCCGGCACCGGAGCGGCACTGGACTACCAGCGCTATAAAGGGGGAGTGGGCAGCGCTTCGCTGCGGATGAGTGGCGGCAACTCCGATGTGGTCATCGGTGCTATCGCGGTGGTCAACGCGGCCGGCGCCCCCGTTGGCCTCGGTACCGAACAGGTCTCGAGATCAGCTCCCGCACTGCCGCCGCTGCCCACCCAGGCATCGCCACCCAGCCAGGCCCCGCTGAACACGACGCTTTGCGTCATCGCCACCAACGCTGTGCTGGATCCCGCACAGGTCAAGCGCACTGCTTCGGCCTCCCATGCGGGACTGGCAAGAGCGCTCAACCCCTCCCATACCCTCGGAGACGGGGACGTGGTCTTTGGTTTGGCCACCGGCGAGAAGCAACTGGTGCAGGAGGGTCCGGTGACTCCGGTCCTGGAACTGCAGATTTTGGCGGCGGAAGCCGTCCGCCTTGCCATCCTTGACGCGGTGGCGAGTGCCGAGACGGTGGAAACTCCCGCCGTCGTACTTGCAAAGCATCCCGATTTAACTTAA
- a CDS encoding phosphotransferase enzyme family protein — MNDGGGQQLGEGGWTTVVRIGDTVRRPVRPFTATVQEYLAHLHAQGFDAAPVPLGYDDAGREVLSYVPGDVPVEPLTAEATGPEVLTALARLIRRMHDAAQGWVPPEDAVFGSLPGIRPPEVKPLFTTPELVSHQDYCPGNVVFRNGVPAALIDFDLARPTTRVADVVNALYWWAPLLHPADRPPALAEADIPARVRLFADAYGMNAEQRSTLVDVAIQRGRNASLTAKAAADADPVFRRWWNEGVKDRVPRAEAWLSDNSGLIRAAL; from the coding sequence ATGAACGACGGCGGAGGGCAGCAGCTGGGCGAGGGCGGCTGGACCACGGTGGTCAGAATCGGGGACACGGTCCGCCGGCCGGTCCGCCCGTTCACCGCAACCGTCCAGGAGTACCTCGCACACCTGCACGCCCAGGGCTTCGACGCCGCTCCGGTCCCGCTTGGCTACGACGACGCCGGACGGGAAGTCCTCTCCTATGTCCCGGGCGATGTCCCCGTGGAACCGCTGACCGCAGAGGCAACGGGCCCGGAGGTACTGACCGCGCTGGCCCGGCTCATCCGCCGGATGCACGACGCCGCCCAGGGATGGGTGCCGCCGGAGGATGCGGTGTTCGGCAGCCTACCCGGCATCCGTCCGCCAGAGGTCAAGCCCCTGTTCACCACGCCCGAACTGGTCTCCCATCAGGACTACTGCCCGGGCAACGTCGTCTTCCGCAACGGCGTTCCGGCGGCGCTGATCGATTTCGACCTGGCCAGGCCAACCACCCGGGTCGCCGACGTCGTCAATGCGCTCTACTGGTGGGCGCCGCTCCTGCACCCGGCAGACCGGCCTCCGGCATTGGCGGAAGCTGACATCCCGGCACGGGTGCGGTTGTTCGCCGACGCCTACGGCATGAACGCCGAGCAAAGAAGCACGTTGGTTGATGTCGCCATCCAGCGCGGCCGCAATGCGTCACTCACCGCCAAAGCCGCCGCCGACGCTGACCCGGTCTTCCGGCGCTGGTGGAACGAGGGCGTGAAGGACCGGGTGCCGAGGGCCGAAGCCTGGCTCAGCGACAACTCCGGTCTGATAAGGGCAGCCCTCTAG
- a CDS encoding RNA polymerase sigma factor, producing the protein MAVDDEPAADGSPDESVLLRRCGRRDEDAFGVLYERHADGVLRYVGRITGDVGAAEELAQETFFLMWEKAKRIKCVNGSVFPWLYTTAKYLAANHLRKKGNQHMLDIDRMDIGRVLAEVSTEEKVIAQDTLNRVHRAVSAMPEADQRIFLVHFVGGRPHGDIAKELGLTKAAVKNRVLRLRNRLKNQFSDVLTAEEGE; encoded by the coding sequence ATGGCAGTCGATGACGAGCCGGCGGCCGACGGGTCGCCGGATGAGTCCGTGCTGCTCCGGCGCTGCGGACGCAGGGACGAAGACGCGTTCGGCGTGCTCTACGAGCGCCATGCCGACGGTGTGCTGCGGTACGTGGGCAGGATCACCGGCGACGTCGGGGCAGCGGAGGAGCTTGCCCAGGAAACCTTCTTCCTCATGTGGGAGAAGGCGAAGCGCATCAAGTGCGTCAACGGCTCCGTCTTCCCCTGGCTCTACACCACAGCCAAATACCTGGCGGCGAACCACCTGCGCAAAAAAGGCAACCAGCACATGCTGGACATCGACCGGATGGACATCGGTCGGGTCCTTGCCGAGGTCTCGACCGAAGAGAAGGTCATTGCGCAGGACACCCTCAACCGGGTCCACCGCGCCGTGTCGGCCATGCCCGAAGCAGACCAGCGGATCTTCCTGGTCCACTTCGTCGGCGGCCGCCCGCACGGCGACATTGCCAAGGAACTCGGCCTGACCAAGGCCGCCGTCAAAAACCGGGTGCTGCGCCTGCGCAACCGGCTGAAAAACCAGTTTTCGGACGTGCTCACAGCGGAAGAAGGTGAATAG
- the map gene encoding type I methionyl aminopeptidase has product MAFGQPSIEYKTKDQIRKMRKAGLVVSRALDAAVAAAVVGATTSDVDAAFEAVLNEAGAKSNFKGYHGFPATVCVSVNEEVVHGIPGNKVLEDGDILSIDGGCSIDGWHGDSARGVIVGTADPEDQRLSDVTEEAMWRGIAALANGSRVGDIGNAIDDYVSSVEGKPLGILEDYVGHGIGTAMHQAPDVLNYRTSHRGPKIRPGLCLAIEPMLVRGDIETKTLADDWTVVTTDGSRSCQWEHTVAVHDKGIWVLTAEDGGAAKLAPLGVTPVPLD; this is encoded by the coding sequence ATGGCATTCGGCCAGCCCAGCATCGAGTACAAGACCAAAGACCAGATCCGCAAAATGCGCAAAGCGGGTCTGGTGGTCAGCCGCGCCCTCGATGCTGCGGTGGCCGCCGCCGTCGTCGGTGCCACCACCAGTGATGTGGACGCAGCCTTCGAAGCCGTCCTCAATGAGGCCGGCGCCAAGAGCAACTTCAAGGGCTACCACGGTTTCCCTGCCACCGTCTGCGTTTCGGTAAACGAGGAAGTTGTCCACGGCATCCCCGGCAACAAAGTGCTCGAGGACGGGGACATCCTCTCCATTGACGGCGGCTGCAGCATCGACGGCTGGCATGGCGACTCCGCGCGGGGCGTCATTGTGGGCACGGCCGATCCCGAAGACCAGCGGCTCTCCGATGTGACCGAGGAAGCCATGTGGCGTGGGATAGCAGCCCTGGCCAACGGCTCGCGCGTCGGCGACATCGGCAACGCCATCGATGACTACGTCAGCAGCGTCGAGGGCAAGCCGCTGGGCATCCTCGAGGACTACGTGGGCCACGGCATCGGCACCGCCATGCATCAGGCGCCCGACGTGCTGAACTACCGCACCAGCCACCGCGGCCCGAAGATCCGTCCTGGCCTGTGCCTGGCCATCGAGCCCATGCTGGTCCGCGGGGACATCGAGACCAAAACCCTGGCCGATGACTGGACGGTCGTCACCACCGACGGCTCGCGCTCGTGCCAGTGGGAACACACGGTTGCCGTGCATGACAAGGGTATCTGGGTTCTCACCGCCGAAGATGGCGGCGCTGCCAAGCTGGCGCCGCTGGGCGTCACCCCGGTTCCGCTGGACTGA